The Flavobacteriales bacterium nucleotide sequence TGAAAAAAGCCATCGTCCTCCAGCAGTGAGCGGTACTCCCTGATATCTTTGGGCACCACAAGAATCCGGTTATCCGCCAGATAAAAGGTGGTAAAGGATTCCCCGGCCTCACAAAGGACAATGTCTTTCAGCAGGACAACCTGGAATTCATCTTTTTGTGGCAGCACAATGTGTTGGGTACCGGTGGTGGATTGTAAGAGCACCTCCACCCTTTTATAGTGATTTTTCAATTTCACTGCGCCAATGGCTGCATCCATGGCATTGATCAGGGCTTCCACCTTAATTGGTTTGAGCAGATAGTCAAGCGCAGCAAACTTAATAGAGGTGAGCGCATGACTTTCTTTGGCCGTGGTAAAGATCACCTCAAAGGTATTGTTACGGTAATGTCTTAGAAAGTCAAAGGCCTCACCATCGGCCAGATCAATATCAAGGAAGACAACTTCCGGGGTGATCTCATCGGCATACTTCAACGCTT carries:
- a CDS encoding response regulator transcription factor; protein product: MPLAFNCLIIDGDKESAQALMTFLERDYEEIRKIFWAKNLQEALKYADEITPEVVFLDIDLADGEAFDFLRHYRNNTFEVIFTTAKESHALTSIKFAALDYLLKPIKVEALINAMDAAIGAVKLKNHYKRVEVLLQSTTGTQHIVLPQKDEFQVVLLKDIVLCEAGESFTTFYLADNRILVVPKDIREYRSLLEDDGFFQVHLSFLVNDDHVVRIVKEDGDFVLMSNHMKVPIAKSKKDEVLLRYGLEH